The DNA sequence CCAAGAATCTAACAAgactagcatcctgtttccaaccaGCTGACTCTGGGAAGTCTTCAAACCAGGGCATGGCGACAAGAGCAGACTGCCTCTATGCATGGAACTAGCTAGCTAACAGGCCTTCCATCCAGGGATGTGTTTTAAATCAGTGGCATTCACAACATGCCAGGCGTTGATGACACGTTGAGTGAAGGTCTTTTTTTATTCTGAGCCTGCTGCTCATTAATTTCATAGCataacccccaccccaaattctggtgcttttctccctctcccataaCATTTGAACTTGGGGTGCGTGAGTGTGTGCCAAACAAGGACGCTGATGGGCATTCACCTGGGGCTGATGGGAAAAACTATGCACAGTGAATTTGCAGCTGAAGCTCTTGGGGTGCTGCTTTCGCTGCTTTTCCTGCGCACTGCACTGCgcgagaacaaaaaaaaaatcctaaatctCCAGCTTCACCTACATCTAACAAATGAGGCAAAGGGTTTGGGAGAACCTTGATGCAATTATTCCTGCTTTCCCCATGCACCCCTCTACTCCATTGTCCCTCACCTGAACATCATGCTCACAGCGAACTGTGGCTTCCAGCTCAGCCAAGCGCTTCTCCAGTTCCACAACCTAAACGGAGCAGAGCAAGAAAATGAGGGTGATGGCACTCTGGATGAAGCATTTTTACCATTTGACTTAGAAGCAGCCATTTCAGACAGCAGATTTTAAGGTGCCATTCAAAGATGTAACAGTGGGGAACAATCCATTGGGAGACCCTCCTACACAATCCCCCAAGACAACGGTATCTTGAGTACACTCAGCTCACTTCCATCAGAGGGTGTCCAAAGGCTGAAGGTGCACACCCATAAGAGAGCCCACATGACCAAGCTGACCCCTGAACACTGCCCTCCCCAGTACCAGTCAGCTGCCAAAGTCAGCTGCCTCCCATGAGCTGAtaaggaagtggggggaggagctGCTCCCTGCCCTCACCCATTGCTTTACCCCATGGCTTTACCCCATGGCCTCCACAACCTGGCATCAACCCTAtatgcagggagggagaggtgcAACTTACATATTCAACCTCAGGACATCAACTGTCTTAGGCCAGCTTTCAGCACCGATAAtctaatacagccattttcaacctttttcatctcacagcacactgacaaggcactaaaattgtcaatgcacaccatctgtcttttgacaaggcacaccttgctacTGGTGGGGTTCTCACATCTCCCaaattggccctactaataaatgatccttcctAAAACTCCTATGGTGCACCTGTgtagcattcatggcacatcagtgttcctcggcacactggttgaaaattgcggATCTAATACCAGATGAAAAACCCAGCAATTTGGAAATGATAAGGGATCCTCAAGAAACTGTGGAAAGCAGGCTTGGTTCTGCAAAGCTGCTCGATATTGACATGGGGAGAGGAAGGGACATCATCGGACCTATCTCCAAACACTGCATGTGCCATCATTCTATGCTAGGTTCTGGCAATCTCCAGAGAGGCTTCTGACAGCAAGCATTTCCTGCACTTACCTTGGCAGCTTGAGAGAACTTGTCCTGCTCTGGCCGGGAGTGCAGTTCATAAGTCACCGTATTCCCTGTGCCAGCTGGAGCTTTGGCAGGGCTTTTCCCACCTGCAGGAGCTGCTTTAGCACTCTTGGCAGCTTCCAGTTGTATAAGCAAACGCCTGATCAATTGAAGAGACCAAAATTAATTGGAATAATGAGGGGCACAAGCAATAGTGTAACTAAAAGGGATGAGAAAATCTCCCCTTTGCATCATGCTAGTTTCTCTTAATAATCTTGCTCCTTAAAGGATGACCTTGTAATCCACAGGCTCCTGATAAATACAgacagccacagctgccaccacatACAAGCCAAAAAGAGAGATGTCAATTTTGCCCATTGGGATACATTTGTGGCTTTAACAATACTTTATCCCTGATCTGATCTGCAGGGGCTGGCTGCAAACCAGGGGTGAAGAATATGCCTAAATGGCACTCTCATGAATCTCTCATATTTGCAGATTCAGCCCTGGCTCAAATTAAACACTATTTCCCTATGACTTACTTGGCCAAAGCACCATCAGGATCTGTCAAGTTGATGGCTGCATCAGGCCCCAGCAGTTTCTCCAGGTGGGTGGAGACTAGCTGCTGTTTCAGTCCTGCCACCTGCTTAGCCAGGGCAACAGGTGTCAGCTTCTCCTCCGCTGTGGATTCCTTCACAGTGCTCTGCAGTAAGAGGAACAGAACCAATCAAATCCTTACTTCAGCAACTGTTCGGAGGCAGGCATCTCTGATCCAGGGAAGCTCATCTTTATATAGATGATAACCATAGCTTCAAGGCAGATGGACTCGAGGGGGTCTTCTGAGGACCCAAGGGAAAATGATTGGACTTGGGCCAAGGGTACAAATCAACAGATCCCAGAGAGCAGCTGCATGAGCTAGATGGAACAGGATCGGAGACTGCCCAGCCCATACTACATGTCCTAAAACCTTTAAGGGGAAACTTACCTTAATCTTTTCCACTTCTGTAGTCAGCTCCTGAACTTCATGCAGCAGCCGCTGGTATTTCTGCTGAGGGGTCTCTTTCACACCAAGACCCTCCCCTACCTAAGGAAAAAGACAGACTCTTCAGCCAATAGCAATACTAAACCCCCGAGAGTCTAGTACTGCTGCAAGATTCCACTTCATCCCAAATTCCGGAGACAAAGCTGGCTTTGGGCTGACGTTTTCAAGGTTTTCACTCTGCGCAGTTGTTTCCTTGCAGCAGGCTTACTGAATTCAGATTATTCTGTTCTGCAAAAGCAAAAGATCTGGATGCCTGCATGAGCAACTGCAGTTTCTGAGACTGAAATGCTGGACACATGTACAGGAGAGGGGGAATAAGTCTGAATGTGGAAGCCTCACAAACAGAAGCTGAGGTGATAAGCCTGTGCCTTGAACAGCACTGCTTGAAACTGCAGGTGGGAGTTCAGGCAATACAGTGGTCCCccatgaaaaaaaatattccctcaTACAGAACACCAGTGTGTCAGGGAAAAGGCTAGGCTGGAGCTCTTCTTGAAATCTAGTTTTCTACATACAGGGAATATTTTGTACGGAAACTTTAACCACTTGAGACCCctcttgcagtctgaagtggtacagtccagaataCATGCTTGTGAGAACAAGGACATAGACAGGGAGTTAAAAGGAAAAATGAAGTGAAAATCCCCACTTTAATTCCTGTTTATACTCTCCAGGGCCttacagtggcatcgctgggcTTGATGTCACCCAGTGCGCACCAATGGTGTCCCCGTCATggcccacctcttctgatctcaCTCAGGCCCCAGTCCTCTTGCTCAGGCCCTATCCTCTCGCAAGCTTTCCAGACCAGTCACTTGCTGCGGTACTCCTGGGCCAGCCACCTGTCACAGCTCTCCAGAGTCACTCCCTCCAGTGGTGTCAGCCAGTGCGGGCCACACTCCCCACATCTgattagtgatgccactgaggccTTATCCATGCAAGTTGAGAAACTCAGCCTCACTACCTtactgggctggcccaagacctcctgatgtgtgaggcagcatgtcaaatgctgcctcccttacccaatgatgtgccagcctctgctcctccccctctcctatGTCCTAGCTCaggactcccctcccctcccctccacacttcttctttgtCCCCCAGCCTACTGAAGCAGGGAGCACTGAGCTATGCAGTATGGGAGAGGAAGATAGCAGGGTAGGCCTGACTCATGCCATAATCATCCATGATCTGCCCTTTCTGGCCACAGAAATCCACAGGTTAGTTGTCCATGACTGTGATCTGTGAATGGCTGGCAGATGGATGGACTAGCCTCATGGAAGAATGCTAATCTACAGCTGCCTTTTCACCGTGACCATTCCAAGCAAAGTAAGTCACTTACAATTTCATAGTCTCCAGACTCATAGCCAGTTCTCTTGGTTTTGCCAATTCGATCAGAAAAATCTAGAAAAGAAAAGAGGGAAAAGGGAATGTTACTCAACAGGAATTGTTCAACTCAAAAGTGCACCTCTTCCATGGGGTCAGGTTACCAGATTTTCTCTTGCAATTCTGTCTCACAAGCTCAGCTTTAAAGAATGCAGAATCCATCAACTTCTTCAAGGTATCCTGCATTGGGGTTGGAAGAGGCCAAGCTGTGGAATTGCCTGGATAACCTAACACAGCATCCATGATTCGTGAGGACCAGTGCTCACATTCTGAAAGAAACCATGTTGCTTTCTCTACCTCAGGAAGAAACCCAAAGGACACCAGTAAGAGGAAGACTTAATGTGCACATTCTTCAGCGAAACTGGCACACAATAACTGAAATTATCATGCGCGTATTATACTACATATCAGGCAATAACATCAACAACTGAGACATTAACAGAAGTAAAACAACAAGCATATTACCATCCACAAAAGCTGCTAaaatggtatatgactgcatagTCAACAATAAGGTATTGATGTTCTTGCAAAAGCAAGATGATCTTTGGGTTTCCACTGGGTACTGTTTTTaatcccctttccccctcccctctggcacAAGCTCTATCAGTTGCCATCTCTTCCAGCCTCACCCATCACAATCTAAGTGAGAGCCCATGGAAGCAGCGACACTTACCCAGCCCTTTGGTGCCCACTCGCTTGTCCTTAAATTTGTCATAGGCCGCATTGGGGTTGACTATGATATGTTCCACGCTGGTGCTCGTTAGCTCCTCCTATGCAGAGAGACAGAAATATAagagccctgcctgcctgccttcccttctCCCAACAGAAGCCTCCATCCCTACCTCACCCAGCAGTTTCCAAGAAATCATCAGAAGGGCCCAGAAGAACAGAGGGGAAGCCTGCCGCCAACCTTGACAACACTTGCTAGCCCTTACAAAAACTGCTGCGGCACTGTTGACATTTTTCACCCACGAAAACTGccaatggtgctggaaagcagaGAGAAATTCACCGACCAGCTCACATACTGCCGGGAAAGGAATTTCTCAGGTTAAGAAACTTTTCATTTCTCCAAGTCAGACTTGTTGAGCAAGTTGGACCCAGGACATACATTGCCTTCCTCCATGACACATGGCTTGGTGCACTTGCATGAGTACCATGCAGCCAGCTGCTCAGCAGTCACTTTTGCTCTGGTCCACCTAGGTTCATTTCTGCCTCTTCTTTGTGCCATAATGGATCTTTCATTAGATGGGCTGATCTGAGTAGGGTCAATGTATGGAGGATCTAAACTTCAGGTAGGAGTTTGGGCTGAGCAGCTTTCTGGTCCCTTCTGACCTACAGTAACTGGCATAAATGGGGAGAGTCACATCATCACATGGGCTCACTGTAGCAGGGAACATAAGAGACctacaggaaggaagaaaaaacccAACTAAAAGGTATGGGGTTGAGTTGTCACTAAGAAGTTGAAAACATTTGAATGTTGGCAATGGCCCAACGTGAAGTGCTTACATCTTAGAAGCACAAGCCAGAATATTACTAGGAAAACCAAGAGAGAGAAGCCTTATTTTAGCCAAGTTCATATAGTATTTTCCCCCAACTTCTTTTGCTTTTACCCTGCACTTTCCTGCAAGATGGGCTAAAGCATGGAGGAAGGAAACAACCCCtaagtgcagtggttctcaaactggggtgttgtgacaccccagcctgagtgcCCTGGGCTCTGTCCTCTtaaggggtggagggggggaaggcagagacacaatTCCCTGGATCGCGCCTCTGATCAGGGTACAGGGGAGCACTTCCACTCACCCCTGgttgcagcagcctccagggggtcaGAGGAGCCTGGTGCCGgactctgcaaggctccccacacagcgcagacccctgcagaatgtAAGCGcgatgacttccagtttcacgatcgagaaactggaagtggtcgcaATCACGTTCTGCAGGGGTCTGTGCTGCATGGAGAGCTTTGCTCAGGCTGGTGCTGGGTTCCTcttacccccaggaggctgctgcaggcaggggtgagtggaagtGCGCCCTTGCTCCCCTCCAAAGTAGTGCGACGCTGGgcatcgcatcgctgccttccccccgctgccttcctcctgcccgtgcaagaacttacaggctctcaaattctccgaaagagtttgagaaccattgccttagggggagaaggaaaaggtAGCACTGTACTTCTGAACTGTTTACAAGTGCCTGCTATACCTGTTTCCAGGGTTAAATGAAGAGTTATGTACATCtgtaccatttaaaaaaaaacaaaaggcagaCATACTCATACAGCAAGCAGTACCCACTGAATaataacccccttcccaggcctgatcaaccTGCATGGTTCActgaggacttgtgccagctattgagctggcacagttttgagttgacccatagtagctgctgggatttaccctggggcaagggaacaaatgttcccttacccccaaaAGGCCAAAGCTCctttgcaggatacagtggtagccaaattggcactgctgcatcagaggaGGGAGTTGGGATTGGACTGTAAACATAGGACTGCAGACAGGGTGCAAAACACTACAATCCACTCTGCTCTCCCTGGGAAGCGTTACTCCTCCCTGCTGGCTAAACCACAAGAAATCTGAACACACAAGGAAATACCAGTATTATTCAAACAAACAGCATTCAAAATGCTAGAAACAAACTTTCATGTTGCATGGAAAGGCAAAAACATTTTAGTACAGAGTGTTTGTGAAAACAAAGGAGTGAGAAAGGTTAAAACATATTCCTAAGATTAACAAACTCCTCAAGCTTTGCTGAGGAGATTATGTGACAATCTCCacccctttaaaaaggggggaattcAACAAGTGGGGGGAGGAATCCAGGAACGAAATACAAAGCAACCAGATGACAAAATATCTTTCCATCACCAACAACAACGGGCCTTGCATCAGCCTAGCAAACTGGATATATCCAAGATTTAACAAAATAGTATCTCACGCCGCTTTAGCTTTCTGAAAGGGAAGATGGGAGAGCCATTTCCAGCACGCCAAAGGCAAAAATAAAGAAACTGGTTCAAACGGGAAAAAAGTAAAATGAGAGTAACTGCAATATGAAAAGTCGGGAGGAAAAAAACCGGAATAATTACTACCGGCCTTGCCTTAGATGCATtccttgttttaaaaaagtgagttCTGACTTCCAGAACTGTAAAAAGAGAACTTCAGGTTGAGGTAGGAATCTGCTTCTGGATCATTCATAGCCCTGACACAGGTTGCTGCAAAAATGTGAACCAATTTAGTTTCTGAGTGAGAAATCTGAATCAATTCCAAGTAACCACGTCCTACCACAGTGTCTTCCAACCTGGAAGTTCTGTAAAAGGAGGAAGACATACACATTAGAAACACAAGGTGGGGCTAGGTCTTTGCCGTGGTTATGCTACAACTCAACTAATCAATATGGACAATGGTTTTCTGCAGTGAGTTCAATTTAGGCTAAAGATTGTGAGGGAATCTGAGAAGTTTTCCCAGCAAAGGCCATTAACGTGGGCTATGGCGGAGCTGGGAAGTTACCCAGAGTAGGAGCAGGGAGACCACAGAATAAAGGCCCTATGAGGGGACAAGGAAACAGAGCCTGAGGGATTTTCCCTTTCTCAGATACCCAGCATATTACTCTCAGAGGGGACAGTAAGGAACCAGTTAGGTACCAAACCAAGTGGCAACGCCTGTCCGCTATATAGCTGAGTGGTGGCGTGCTGCCGCAAATCAATGAGGTGTCTCTCAATTGTTGTGGCTGGGTGCATTCATTAACCCAGAAACACACAGCTGCTGACAATGAGATACGGCTTTGTGCTGTATAGGACACTGGGCCTCACCAGCCGCCTCCTACTCAGCGTAGACAGACACCCTCTGGCACGCCTGCTGGGCTATTAGGAGTCTAAACATGGTTCCTCGCCCCAGCACTCCTCTTTGGCTACCCCGCTGGGAAGCGAGACCCTGAAAGACTTCTCACTCTGGGGGAGCACTGCTCAGATGTGACTTGAGCGAGAACATTGTCACTGACTGCAGGCAGGGTTTGCCTCTCCCTAAGTGCGAGGAGAGATGCGGGCGCATCGCCAGCATAGAGGCTGTAATGGGCTCTGATTGGAAATCCATGGCTGCAGCAAGGCCAGGCTCATTTTGAAGAGGTATTACAAGAGCCTCCCATCCCTGCTCCCATTTCACATTAAAGGAGCTGGAATAGGCTGTTCTCAAAACAAAAATAGCTGTGTCTGATT is a window from the Tiliqua scincoides isolate rTilSci1 chromosome 2, rTilSci1.hap2, whole genome shotgun sequence genome containing:
- the DCTN2 gene encoding dynactin subunit 2 isoform X2, with the protein product MADPKYADLPGIARNEPDVYETSDLPEDDQAEFDAEELTSTSVEHIIVNPNAAYDKFKDKRVGTKGLDFSDRIGKTKRTGYESGDYEIVGEGLGVKETPQQKYQRLLHEVQELTTEVEKIKSTVKESTAEEKLTPVALAKQVAGLKQQLVSTHLEKLLGPDAAINLTDPDGALAKRLLIQLEAAKSAKAAPAGGKSPAKAPAGTGNTVTYELHSRPEQDKFSQAAKVVELEKRLAELEATVRCEHDVQNPLAVGLQGSSLMETVEILQAKVSSLDMASLDQVEARLQSVLGKVNEIAKHKSAVEDADTQSKVHQLYETVQRWSPLASTLPEVVQRLVTVRQLHEQAMQFGQLLTHLDTTQQMIANSLKDNTALLSQVQKTMKENLVAVEENFANIDARMQKLAK